The following proteins are co-located in the Callithrix jacchus isolate 240 chromosome 10, calJac240_pri, whole genome shotgun sequence genome:
- the EIF4G2 gene encoding eukaryotic translation initiation factor 4 gamma 2 isoform X1: MLGNIKFIGELGKLDLIHESILHKCIKTLLEKKKRVQLKDMGEDLECLCQIMRTVGPRLDHERAKSLMDQYFARMCSLMLSKELPARIRFLLQDTVELREHHWVPRKAFLDNGPKTINQIRQDAVKDLGVFIPAPMAQGMRSDFFLEGPFMPPRMKMDRDPLGGLADMFGQMPGSGIGTGPGVIQDRFSPTMGRHRSNQLFNGHGGHIMPPTQSQFGEMGGKFMKSQGLSQLYHNQSQGLLSQLQGQSKDMPPRFSKKGQLNADEISLRPAQSFLMNKNQVPKLQPQITMIPPSAQPPRTQTPPLGQTPQLGLKTNPPLIQEKPAKTSKKPPPSKEELLKLTETVVTEYLNSGNANEAVSGVREMRAPKHFLPEMLSKVIILSLDRSDEDKEKASSLISLLKQEGIATSDNFMQAFLNVLDQCPKLEVDIPLVKSYLAQFAARAIISELVSISELAQPLESGTHFPLFLLCLQQLAKLQDREWLTELFQQSKVNMQKMLPEIDQNKDRMLEILEGKGLSFLFPLLKLEKELLKQIKLDPSPQTIYKWIKDNISPKLHVDKGFVNILMTSFLQYISSEVNPPSDETDSSSAPSKEQLEQEKQLLLSFKPVMQKFLHDHVDLQVSALYALQVHCYNSNFPKGMLLRFFVHFYDMEIIEEEAFLAWKEDITQEFPGKGKALFQVNQWLTWLETAEEEESEEEAD; the protein is encoded by the exons GATTAGACCATGAACGAGCCAAG TCCTTAATGGATCAGTACTTTGCCCGAATGTGCTCCTTGATGTTAAGTAAGGAATTGCCAGCGAGGATTCGTTTCCTGCTGCAG gaTACCGTAGAGTTGCGAGAACACCACTGGGTTCCTCGCAAGGCTTTTCTTGACAATGGACCAAAGACGATCAATCAAATCCGTCAGGATGCAGTAAAA GATCTAGGGGTGTTTATTCCTGCTCCTATGGCTCAAGGAATGAGAAGTGACTTCTTTCTGGAGGGACCGTTCATGCCACCCAGGATGAAAATGGATAGGGACCCACTTGGAGGACTTGCTGATATGTTTGGACAAATGCCAG GTAGCGGAATTGGTACTGGTCCAGGAGTTATCCAGGATAGATTTTCACCCACCATGGGACGTCATCGTTCAAATCAACTCTTTAATGGCCATGGGGGACACATCATGCCTCCCACACAATCGCAGTTTGGAGAGATGGGAGGCAAGTTTATGAAAAGCCAG GGGCTAAGCCAGCTCTACCATAACCAGAGTCAGGGACTCTTATCCCAGCTGCAAGGACAGTCGAAGGATATGCCACCTCGGTTTTCTAAGAAAGGACAGCTTAATGCAGATGAG ATTAGCCTGAGGCCTGCTCAGTCGTTCCTAATGAATAAAAATCAAGTGCCAAAGCTTCAGCCCCAGATAACTATGATTCCTCCTAGTGCACAGCCACCACGCACTCAAACACCACCTCTGGGACAG ACACCTCAGCTTGGTCTCAAAACTAATCCACCACTTATCCAGGAAAAGCCTGCCAAGACCAGCAAAAAGCCGCCACCATCAAAGGAAGAACTACTTAAACTAACT GAAACTGTTGTGACTGAGTATCTGAATAGTGGAAATGCAAATGAGGCTGTCAGTGGTGTAAGAGAAATGAGGGCTCCTAAACACTTTCTTCCTGAGATGTTAAGCAAAGTAATCATCCTGTCACTAGACAGAAGCgatgaagataaagaaaaagcaagttcCTTGATCAGTTTACTCAAACAGGAAGGGATAGCCACAAGTGACAACTTCATGCAG gcTTTCCTGAATGTATTGGACCAGTGTCCCAAACTGGAGGTTGACATCCCCTTGGTGAAATCATATTTAGCACAGTTTGCAGCTCGTGCCATCATTTCAGAGCTGGTGAGCATTTCAGAACTAGCTCAACCACTGGAAAGTGGCAcccattttcctctcttcttactTTGTCTTCAGCAGTTAGCTAAATTACAAGATCGAGAATGGTTAACAGAACTTTTTCAACAAAGCAAGGTCAATATGCAGAAAATGCTCCCAG AAATTGATCAGAATAAGGACCGCATGTTGGAGATTTTAGAAGGAAAGGGACTGAGTTTTTTATTCCCACTCCTCAAATTGGAGAAGGAACTGTTGAAGCAAATAAAGTTGGATCCATCCCCTCAAACcatatataaatggattaaagataACATCTCTCCCAAACTTCATGTAGATAAAGGATTTGTGAACATCTTAATGACTAG CTTCTTACAGTACATTTCAAGTGAAGTAAACCCCCCCAGCGATGAAACAGATTCTTCCTCTGCTCCTTCCAAAGAACAATTAGAGCAGGAAAAACAACTACTACTTTCTTTCAAGCCAGTAATGCAGAAATTTCTTCATGATCATGTTGATCTACAAGTCAGCGCCCTGTATGCTCTTCAGGTGCACTGCTATAACAGCAACTTCCCAAAAG GCATGTTACTTCGCTTTTTTGTGCACTTCTATGACATGGAAATTATTGAAGAAGAAGCTTTCTTGGCTTGGAAAGAAGATATAACCCAAGAGTTTCCGGGAAAAGGCAAGGCTTTGTTCCAG GTGAATCAATGGCTAACCTGGCTAGAAACTGCTGAAGAAGAAGAATCAGAGGAAGAAGCTGACTAA
- the EIF4G2 gene encoding eukaryotic translation initiation factor 4 gamma 2 isoform X2 — MLGNIKFIGELGKLDLIHESILHKCIKTLLEKKKRVQLKDMGEDLECLCQIMRTVGPRLDHERAKSLMDQYFARMCSLMLSKELPARIRFLLQDTVELREHHWVPRKAFLDNGPKTINQIRQDAVKDLGVFIPAPMAQGMRSDFFLEGPFMPPRMKMDRDPLGGLADMFGQMPGSGIGTGPGVIQDRFSPTMGRHRSNQLFNGHGGHIMPPTQSQFGEMGGKFMKSQISLRPAQSFLMNKNQVPKLQPQITMIPPSAQPPRTQTPPLGQTPQLGLKTNPPLIQEKPAKTSKKPPPSKEELLKLTETVVTEYLNSGNANEAVSGVREMRAPKHFLPEMLSKVIILSLDRSDEDKEKASSLISLLKQEGIATSDNFMQAFLNVLDQCPKLEVDIPLVKSYLAQFAARAIISELVSISELAQPLESGTHFPLFLLCLQQLAKLQDREWLTELFQQSKVNMQKMLPEIDQNKDRMLEILEGKGLSFLFPLLKLEKELLKQIKLDPSPQTIYKWIKDNISPKLHVDKGFVNILMTSFLQYISSEVNPPSDETDSSSAPSKEQLEQEKQLLLSFKPVMQKFLHDHVDLQVSALYALQVHCYNSNFPKGMLLRFFVHFYDMEIIEEEAFLAWKEDITQEFPGKGKALFQVNQWLTWLETAEEEESEEEAD; from the exons GATTAGACCATGAACGAGCCAAG TCCTTAATGGATCAGTACTTTGCCCGAATGTGCTCCTTGATGTTAAGTAAGGAATTGCCAGCGAGGATTCGTTTCCTGCTGCAG gaTACCGTAGAGTTGCGAGAACACCACTGGGTTCCTCGCAAGGCTTTTCTTGACAATGGACCAAAGACGATCAATCAAATCCGTCAGGATGCAGTAAAA GATCTAGGGGTGTTTATTCCTGCTCCTATGGCTCAAGGAATGAGAAGTGACTTCTTTCTGGAGGGACCGTTCATGCCACCCAGGATGAAAATGGATAGGGACCCACTTGGAGGACTTGCTGATATGTTTGGACAAATGCCAG GTAGCGGAATTGGTACTGGTCCAGGAGTTATCCAGGATAGATTTTCACCCACCATGGGACGTCATCGTTCAAATCAACTCTTTAATGGCCATGGGGGACACATCATGCCTCCCACACAATCGCAGTTTGGAGAGATGGGAGGCAAGTTTATGAAAAGCCAG ATTAGCCTGAGGCCTGCTCAGTCGTTCCTAATGAATAAAAATCAAGTGCCAAAGCTTCAGCCCCAGATAACTATGATTCCTCCTAGTGCACAGCCACCACGCACTCAAACACCACCTCTGGGACAG ACACCTCAGCTTGGTCTCAAAACTAATCCACCACTTATCCAGGAAAAGCCTGCCAAGACCAGCAAAAAGCCGCCACCATCAAAGGAAGAACTACTTAAACTAACT GAAACTGTTGTGACTGAGTATCTGAATAGTGGAAATGCAAATGAGGCTGTCAGTGGTGTAAGAGAAATGAGGGCTCCTAAACACTTTCTTCCTGAGATGTTAAGCAAAGTAATCATCCTGTCACTAGACAGAAGCgatgaagataaagaaaaagcaagttcCTTGATCAGTTTACTCAAACAGGAAGGGATAGCCACAAGTGACAACTTCATGCAG gcTTTCCTGAATGTATTGGACCAGTGTCCCAAACTGGAGGTTGACATCCCCTTGGTGAAATCATATTTAGCACAGTTTGCAGCTCGTGCCATCATTTCAGAGCTGGTGAGCATTTCAGAACTAGCTCAACCACTGGAAAGTGGCAcccattttcctctcttcttactTTGTCTTCAGCAGTTAGCTAAATTACAAGATCGAGAATGGTTAACAGAACTTTTTCAACAAAGCAAGGTCAATATGCAGAAAATGCTCCCAG AAATTGATCAGAATAAGGACCGCATGTTGGAGATTTTAGAAGGAAAGGGACTGAGTTTTTTATTCCCACTCCTCAAATTGGAGAAGGAACTGTTGAAGCAAATAAAGTTGGATCCATCCCCTCAAACcatatataaatggattaaagataACATCTCTCCCAAACTTCATGTAGATAAAGGATTTGTGAACATCTTAATGACTAG CTTCTTACAGTACATTTCAAGTGAAGTAAACCCCCCCAGCGATGAAACAGATTCTTCCTCTGCTCCTTCCAAAGAACAATTAGAGCAGGAAAAACAACTACTACTTTCTTTCAAGCCAGTAATGCAGAAATTTCTTCATGATCATGTTGATCTACAAGTCAGCGCCCTGTATGCTCTTCAGGTGCACTGCTATAACAGCAACTTCCCAAAAG GCATGTTACTTCGCTTTTTTGTGCACTTCTATGACATGGAAATTATTGAAGAAGAAGCTTTCTTGGCTTGGAAAGAAGATATAACCCAAGAGTTTCCGGGAAAAGGCAAGGCTTTGTTCCAG GTGAATCAATGGCTAACCTGGCTAGAAACTGCTGAAGAAGAAGAATCAGAGGAAGAAGCTGACTAA